A portion of the endosymbiont of Galathealinum brachiosum genome contains these proteins:
- the yhbY gene encoding ribosome assembly RNA-binding protein YhbY encodes MPLLKHQLKHLKTLTHNLKPVIMIGQNGVTDNILKELEIALDFHELVKIKIAGENKASCASVIEQLINTSSAETVQKIGKTLTLYRRNREKPKIELPKK; translated from the coding sequence ATGCCACTTTTAAAACATCAACTAAAACACCTTAAAACCCTGACACATAACCTCAAACCCGTGATAATGATTGGCCAGAACGGCGTCACAGACAATATTCTAAAAGAACTCGAGATTGCGCTAGACTTTCATGAACTAGTAAAAATCAAGATAGCTGGCGAGAACAAAGCCAGCTGCGCATCTGTAATTGAACAGCTGATTAATACCTCTTCGGCTGAAACAGTTCAAAAAATTGGTAAAACATTAACGCTATATCGGCGCAATCGTGAAAAACCCAAAATTGAATTACCTAAAAAATAA
- a CDS encoding glutamine--tRNA ligase (catalyzes a two-step reaction, first charging a glutamine molecule by linking its carboxyl group to the alpha-phosphate of ATP, followed by transfer of the aminoacyl-adenylate to its tRNA), producing MSTEETTKPANFIRHIIDADLAANKNDGKVATRFPPEPNGYLHIGHAKSIVLNFGVAEDYNGTCNLRFDDTNPEKEDVDFVNSIQEDVKWLGFDWQDRLYYSSSYFDQLFEYALELIKAGKAYVCDLNAEETREYRGSLKEAGKNSPYRDRSVEENLDLFERMKKGEFDNGVRVLRAKIDMASPNINMRDPMLYRIRKGVEHHQTGDAWSIYPMYDFTHPISDAIEGITHSLCTLEFADHRPLYDWVLDNISIECHPQQIEFSRLNLQYTVMSKRKLTQLVDEKLVSGWDDPRLPTIAGLRRRGFTPGSIREFCIRIGISKVENSVEMGMLEATIREDLNVNAPRRLAVMNPLKVVIENYPEDKVEELNVPNHPQNEDFGKRSVPFSREVYIDREDFRESANNKFKRLVLDKEVRLRSGYVIRCDQVIKDEQGEITELRCSYDPDTLGKKPEGRKVKGVIHWVSVAHAIQAEVRLYDRLFNHPTPDDGKDGIDFKERMNPGSLLVLKQCMLEPALADAESGERFQFEREGYFCRDAGSPDDLVFNRTVTLRDSWAKEEKKS from the coding sequence ATGAGCACAGAAGAAACCACAAAACCTGCAAATTTTATTCGTCATATCATCGATGCGGATCTCGCCGCAAATAAAAATGATGGCAAAGTCGCTACTCGTTTTCCACCTGAGCCAAATGGTTATTTACATATTGGGCACGCTAAATCTATAGTGCTGAATTTTGGTGTTGCTGAAGATTATAACGGCACCTGTAACCTGCGATTTGACGATACCAACCCTGAAAAAGAGGATGTTGATTTCGTTAATTCGATTCAGGAAGATGTTAAGTGGCTGGGCTTTGACTGGCAGGATCGTTTGTATTATTCGTCGAGTTATTTTGATCAGTTGTTTGAGTATGCGCTTGAGTTAATTAAAGCAGGAAAGGCATATGTCTGTGATTTAAATGCGGAAGAAACCCGTGAATATCGTGGCTCGTTAAAAGAAGCGGGTAAGAACAGTCCGTATCGTGATCGTTCTGTTGAAGAGAATCTTGATTTGTTCGAGCGTATGAAAAAGGGTGAATTTGATAATGGTGTGCGGGTTTTGCGTGCCAAAATTGATATGGCTTCGCCCAATATAAATATGCGTGACCCAATGCTTTATCGAATTCGAAAAGGGGTTGAGCATCATCAAACAGGAGATGCGTGGTCTATTTATCCAATGTATGATTTCACTCATCCCATTTCAGATGCAATTGAAGGTATTACTCATTCTCTTTGTACACTTGAGTTTGCCGATCATCGCCCTTTGTATGACTGGGTGCTGGATAATATTTCAATTGAATGTCATCCACAGCAAATCGAATTTTCTCGTTTGAATTTGCAGTATACGGTGATGAGTAAACGTAAATTGACTCAGTTGGTTGATGAAAAACTGGTTAGTGGTTGGGATGATCCTCGTTTACCAACTATTGCGGGTTTGCGGCGACGTGGTTTTACTCCGGGCTCTATTCGTGAGTTTTGTATTCGTATTGGTATAAGTAAAGTCGAAAACTCTGTTGAAATGGGCATGTTGGAAGCAACCATTCGTGAAGACCTTAATGTTAACGCGCCTCGACGCCTTGCTGTTATGAATCCGCTTAAGGTAGTTATTGAGAACTATCCTGAAGATAAAGTCGAAGAGTTAAATGTTCCTAATCACCCTCAAAACGAAGATTTTGGTAAACGTAGTGTGCCTTTTAGTCGTGAAGTTTATATAGATAGAGAGGATTTTCGCGAATCGGCCAATAATAAATTTAAACGCCTGGTGTTGGATAAAGAGGTGCGTTTGCGTTCAGGTTATGTGATTCGTTGTGATCAGGTTATTAAAGATGAGCAGGGTGAAATTACAGAGCTGCGTTGTTCATATGACCCTGATACTTTAGGTAAAAAACCGGAGGGTCGTAAAGTGAAGGGGGTTATTCACTGGGTATCAGTAGCTCATGCTATACAGGCAGAGGTGCGCCTATATGATCGCCTGTTTAATCATCCAACGCCTGATGATGGTAAAGACGGTATTGATTTTAAAGAGCGTATGAACCCGGGTTCACTTCTTGTGTTAAAACAATGCATGCTTGAGCCTGCATTGGCAGATGCTGAATCAGGTGAGCGTTTTCAGTTTGAGCGTGAAGGTTATTTTTGTCGTGATGCGGGTTCGCCTGATGATCTGGTGTTTAACCGTACTGTGACGCTTCGTGACTCATGGGCTAAGGAAGAAAAGAAGTCTTAA
- the folP gene encoding dihydropteroate synthase — MSRFYSLLSSNKSLVMGILNTTPDSFSDGGRFNTVESALTQALEMHRQGAVIIDVGGESTRPGAEEVSVSDELQRVIPVIELIRKQSDVCISIDTSKPEVMSAAVNAGADIINDVNGLRANGALEACASLNVPVCLMHMQGAPRTMQVNPHYKNVVDDIKCFFEQRIKSCVDAGIKRNNLILDPGFGFGKSLEHNLQLLKNLNEFQSFDLPLLVGLSRKSMLGAILENAPSDQRLYASVAAAVLARTNGASLFRVHDVQPTVEALKVCDVMNAV, encoded by the coding sequence ATGAGTCGTTTTTATTCTTTGTTGTCATCTAATAAATCTCTGGTTATGGGTATTCTCAATACAACCCCGGATTCTTTTTCAGATGGGGGGCGATTTAACACTGTTGAATCGGCGCTGACACAGGCTCTGGAAATGCATCGCCAGGGTGCAGTAATAATTGACGTGGGTGGAGAGTCTACTCGTCCGGGTGCTGAAGAGGTGTCTGTTAGTGATGAGCTGCAGCGAGTTATTCCTGTTATCGAGCTGATCAGAAAGCAAAGTGACGTGTGTATCTCAATTGACACCAGTAAACCTGAAGTGATGAGTGCAGCAGTTAACGCGGGTGCTGATATCATAAATGATGTAAATGGTTTGCGCGCGAATGGAGCTTTAGAGGCTTGTGCGTCATTAAATGTGCCGGTCTGTTTAATGCACATGCAGGGAGCACCGAGAACGATGCAGGTAAATCCACATTATAAAAACGTAGTTGATGATATTAAGTGTTTTTTTGAGCAGCGTATTAAATCGTGTGTTGACGCTGGAATTAAACGTAATAATTTAATACTGGATCCGGGTTTTGGTTTTGGTAAAAGTCTTGAACATAATTTACAGTTATTAAAAAATCTGAATGAATTTCAATCTTTTGATTTGCCATTATTAGTCGGTTTATCACGTAAGAGTATGCTGGGTGCAATACTTGAAAATGCACCGTCTGATCAGCGATTATATGCAAGTGTTGCTGCTGCGGTACTTGCCAGAACAAACGGGGCTAGTCTTTTTAGGGTGCATGATGTGCAGCCGACTGTTGAGGCGCTTAAGGTTTGTGATGTTATGAATGCTGTGTAA
- a CDS encoding ATP-dependent zinc metalloprotease FtsH, translating into MNDLVKNLILWGVIALILLSVFSNFSQRANKEAEFAYSDFTSEVKNGNVSEVVIAGRKITGKTRDLKVFSTYSPETDNTAMLGVLLENNVKIVAKEPEQPSLLMNIFISWFPFLLLIGIWIFFMRQMQGGGGGRGAMSFGKSKARMLGEEEIKTTFADVAGVEEAKDEVGELVEFLRDPGKFQKLGGQIPRGVLMVGSPGTGKTLLAKAIAGEAKVPFFTISGSDFVEMFVGVGASRVRDMFEQAKKHAPCIIFIDEIDAVGRHRGAGVGGGHDEREQTLNQLLVEMDGFEGNEGVIVIAATNRPDVLDPALLRPGRFDRQVVVPLPDVRGREQILKVHMRKVPASDDVKASLIARGTPGFSGADLANLVNEAALFAARENAREVYMDHFERAKDKIMMGAERKSMVMSEDEKKLTAYHEAGHAIVGRLVPDHDPVYKVSIIPRGRALGVTMFLPTEDRYSYSKRRLESQISSLFGGRIAEEVIFGLDNVTTGASNDIERATDIARNMVTKWGLSEKLGPLAYSEDEGEVFLGRSVTQHKNLADDTARVIDEEIREFIDRNYKRAEEMLNDNLDILHSMSDALMKYETIDSDQIDQLMARKDVSPPKDWSDDDKPSTPDSSKKEEAKKEDKGDGSIGGPASLH; encoded by the coding sequence TTGAACGACCTGGTCAAAAATTTGATTCTATGGGGTGTTATTGCCCTTATTCTGTTATCTGTATTCAGTAATTTCTCTCAACGAGCAAATAAAGAGGCTGAATTTGCCTATTCCGATTTTACTTCTGAAGTAAAGAATGGAAATGTCTCAGAAGTTGTTATAGCAGGTCGTAAAATCACTGGTAAAACGCGTGATCTAAAGGTTTTTAGTACTTATAGTCCTGAAACTGACAATACGGCTATGTTAGGTGTTTTGCTTGAGAATAATGTAAAAATTGTTGCGAAAGAGCCTGAGCAGCCTTCGTTATTAATGAATATCTTTATATCCTGGTTCCCGTTCCTGTTGTTAATTGGTATCTGGATCTTCTTTATGCGTCAGATGCAGGGCGGCGGCGGTGGTCGTGGTGCTATGTCATTTGGCAAGAGCAAAGCGCGTATGCTGGGCGAAGAAGAAATTAAAACAACATTTGCAGATGTGGCGGGTGTTGAAGAAGCCAAAGACGAAGTTGGTGAGTTGGTTGAGTTTCTGCGTGATCCGGGTAAATTCCAGAAACTGGGTGGTCAGATTCCACGTGGTGTTTTGATGGTGGGCTCTCCTGGTACAGGTAAAACTTTACTGGCTAAAGCTATTGCAGGTGAAGCTAAAGTTCCATTCTTTACTATTTCAGGTTCAGACTTCGTTGAAATGTTCGTAGGTGTCGGTGCGTCTCGTGTGCGTGATATGTTTGAGCAGGCTAAAAAACATGCACCTTGCATTATCTTTATTGATGAAATAGATGCGGTAGGTCGTCATCGTGGTGCTGGCGTTGGTGGTGGTCACGATGAACGTGAGCAAACACTGAATCAGTTATTGGTTGAAATGGATGGTTTTGAAGGTAATGAAGGTGTAATCGTTATTGCAGCAACTAACCGTCCTGATGTGCTTGATCCTGCATTATTACGTCCTGGTCGTTTTGACCGTCAGGTCGTTGTGCCGCTTCCTGATGTGCGTGGTCGTGAACAGATTCTTAAGGTTCATATGCGTAAAGTGCCCGCTTCTGATGATGTTAAAGCGTCTTTGATTGCTCGTGGTACACCGGGCTTTTCAGGTGCTGATCTGGCTAACCTGGTGAATGAAGCGGCATTGTTTGCGGCTCGTGAGAATGCCAGAGAAGTGTATATGGATCACTTCGAACGAGCTAAAGATAAAATCATGATGGGCGCTGAGCGTAAATCAATGGTTATGTCTGAGGACGAGAAGAAGTTAACAGCCTACCATGAAGCAGGTCATGCCATTGTTGGTCGTTTAGTGCCTGATCATGACCCGGTTTATAAGGTTAGTATTATTCCCCGCGGTCGTGCTTTGGGTGTGACTATGTTCTTGCCTACAGAAGATCGTTATAGCTATAGCAAACGTCGTCTGGAAAGTCAGATTTCCAGTTTATTTGGTGGACGTATTGCTGAAGAAGTTATTTTTGGTCTTGATAATGTAACTACTGGTGCTTCAAATGATATAGAACGTGCTACCGATATTGCGCGTAATATGGTTACCAAGTGGGGATTGTCAGAAAAGTTAGGTCCATTGGCGTACTCTGAAGATGAAGGTGAAGTATTCCTGGGGCGTTCTGTGACTCAGCATAAAAATCTTGCGGATGATACTGCTCGAGTAATAGATGAAGAGATTCGTGAATTTATTGATCGTAATTACAAGCGCGCTGAAGAAATGTTGAATGATAATCTGGATATTCTGCATTCCATGTCAGATGCTTTAATGAAGTATGAAACGATTGATTCAGACCAGATCGATCAATTGATGGCACGTAAGGACGTGAGTCCTCCAAAAGACTGGAGTGATGATGATAAGCCATCAACACCAGATTCTTCAAAAAAAGAAGAAGCTAAAAAAGAAGATAAAGGTGATGGGTCTATAGGTGGTCCAGCCAGTCTTCACTAA
- the carB gene encoding carbamoyl phosphate synthase large subunit (four CarB-CarA dimers form the carbamoyl phosphate synthetase holoenzyme that catalyzes the production of carbamoyl phosphate; CarB is responsible for the amidotransferase activity): MPKRTDIKSILIIGAGPIVIGQACEFDYSGAQACKALREEGFRVILVNSNPATIMTDPGMADATYIEPITWKTVARIIEKEKPDALLPTMGGQTALNCALDLDREGVLEKFNVEMIGAQKEAIDMAEDREKFKIAMEEIGLDMPRAAVAHSMEEAYQVQAMVGFPTIIRPSFTMGGSGGGIAYNKEEFEEICKRGLDLSPTKELLVEESILGWKEYEMEVVRDKNDNCIIICSIENFDPMGIHTGDSITVAPAQTLTDKEFQIMRDASLKVLRKIGVETGGSNVQFSVNPADGRMTIIEMNPRVSRSSALASKATGFPIAKVAAKLAVGYTLDELSNDITGGATPASFEPSIDYVVTKIPRFTFEKFPQAENTLTTQMKSVGEVMAIGRTFQESMQKALRGLEVDVDGFSEILPEDMSDEDIETTLRQELQQPGADRIWYLAEAFRKGRMDYDTIQQLTHIDPWFLVQVEDIINIEENLRTRKLTDIDKDEMFKLKRKGFADRRMAVLMGVSENTVREHRQSLGIRPVYKRVDTCAAEFSTETAYLYSTYEEECEAQTSNKEKIVVLGGGPNRIGQGIEFDYCCVHAALAMREDGYETIMINCNPETVSTDFDTSDRLYFEPLTLEDVLEVLELEKPKGVIVQYGGQTPLKLARDLEAAGVPIIGTSPDRIDLAEDRERFQQLIEKLGQKQPPNRLARSAEEATGQAEEIGYPIVVRPSYVLGGRAMEIVHNEADLAHYMKTAVSVSNDAPVLLDRFLDDAIEVDVDAICDGTDVLIGSIMEHIEQAGVHSGDSACSLPPYSLSKEIQDRLREQTKEIALEMQVIGLMNIQFAIQGEEIYMLEVNPRASRTVPFVSKAIGVPLAKVAARCMAGVSLKDQGVTEEVVPDYYSVKESVFPFVKFPGVDPLLGPEMKSTGEVMGVGRTFGEAFAKAQLGAGVDLPTSGKVFVSVRERDHKAAVEVGRLLNELNFEVLSTRGTAAKLNENGVDCTVVNKVYEGRPHIVDMIKNDEIALIVNTTEGKQAISDSFTIRAAALQHKVSYTTTIAGAKATCMALKSQSENQVNRLQDLHQEIASR, encoded by the coding sequence ATGCCAAAACGCACCGACATAAAAAGTATATTAATTATAGGCGCAGGCCCAATCGTAATTGGTCAGGCGTGTGAGTTTGACTATTCCGGCGCCCAGGCCTGTAAAGCGCTTCGTGAAGAAGGTTTCCGTGTCATTCTGGTTAACTCGAATCCAGCAACAATCATGACCGATCCGGGTATGGCGGATGCGACGTATATTGAACCGATCACCTGGAAAACGGTTGCACGAATTATAGAAAAAGAAAAACCGGATGCATTGTTGCCTACTATGGGTGGTCAAACCGCATTGAACTGTGCGCTTGATTTAGATCGTGAAGGTGTGCTGGAAAAATTTAATGTAGAAATGATCGGTGCGCAAAAAGAAGCCATCGACATGGCTGAAGATCGCGAGAAATTTAAAATTGCGATGGAAGAAATTGGTTTAGATATGCCCCGTGCTGCTGTTGCGCATAGCATGGAAGAAGCTTATCAGGTTCAGGCAATGGTAGGTTTTCCAACGATCATACGCCCATCATTCACCATGGGTGGTTCCGGTGGTGGTATTGCGTATAACAAAGAAGAATTTGAAGAAATTTGTAAGCGCGGTTTAGATCTTTCACCAACTAAAGAATTATTAGTAGAAGAGTCTATTCTCGGTTGGAAAGAATATGAAATGGAGGTGGTGCGAGACAAAAATGATAATTGCATCATTATCTGTTCAATAGAAAACTTTGACCCTATGGGGATTCACACAGGTGACTCTATAACGGTTGCGCCGGCACAAACCTTAACGGATAAAGAATTCCAGATTATGCGTGATGCTTCATTGAAGGTGTTACGTAAAATCGGCGTTGAAACCGGTGGTTCAAATGTTCAATTCTCAGTAAATCCTGCTGATGGCCGTATGACCATTATTGAAATGAACCCACGAGTTTCACGTTCATCTGCATTAGCTTCAAAAGCAACGGGTTTCCCAATTGCAAAAGTAGCAGCAAAGTTAGCGGTAGGTTATACGCTGGATGAATTAAGCAATGACATAACTGGCGGTGCGACGCCTGCATCATTTGAACCTTCAATTGATTACGTGGTAACAAAAATTCCACGTTTCACATTTGAAAAATTCCCGCAGGCCGAAAATACCTTAACTACACAGATGAAGTCTGTGGGTGAGGTTATGGCGATTGGTCGTACTTTCCAGGAATCAATGCAAAAAGCCTTGCGCGGTCTTGAAGTGGATGTGGATGGTTTCAGTGAAATTTTACCTGAAGATATGTCTGATGAAGATATAGAAACCACATTACGTCAGGAGTTACAGCAACCCGGTGCCGATCGTATCTGGTATTTAGCTGAAGCTTTCCGTAAGGGGAGAATGGATTACGATACCATTCAACAGTTAACTCATATTGATCCCTGGTTCCTGGTGCAGGTTGAGGACATTATTAATATTGAAGAAAATTTACGCACGCGTAAGTTAACCGATATTGATAAAGATGAAATGTTTAAGCTAAAACGTAAAGGTTTTGCTGATCGTCGTATGGCTGTATTGATGGGCGTTTCTGAAAATACGGTACGCGAGCATCGTCAATCTCTGGGCATTCGTCCGGTTTACAAACGTGTTGATACCTGTGCGGCTGAGTTCTCAACTGAAACAGCTTATCTTTATTCGACGTATGAAGAAGAATGTGAAGCGCAAACCAGCAACAAGGAAAAAATTGTTGTTCTAGGCGGCGGCCCAAACCGAATCGGTCAGGGTATTGAATTTGATTACTGTTGTGTTCATGCTGCTTTAGCAATGCGCGAAGATGGTTATGAAACCATTATGATTAACTGTAACCCTGAAACAGTTTCTACCGATTTTGATACTTCAGATCGTTTGTATTTTGAGCCATTAACATTGGAAGATGTGCTTGAAGTGCTGGAGCTGGAAAAACCCAAAGGTGTGATAGTTCAGTACGGTGGGCAAACACCATTAAAACTGGCTCGTGATTTAGAAGCAGCTGGTGTGCCTATAATTGGTACGTCACCTGATCGAATTGATCTGGCAGAAGATCGTGAAAGATTCCAGCAGTTAATTGAAAAACTGGGTCAGAAGCAACCACCAAATCGTCTTGCTCGCTCTGCAGAAGAAGCGACAGGTCAAGCTGAAGAAATCGGATATCCGATTGTTGTGCGCCCATCTTATGTTTTAGGTGGTCGTGCTATGGAAATTGTTCACAACGAAGCAGATTTAGCTCACTACATGAAAACAGCAGTGAGCGTTTCAAATGATGCGCCAGTTTTACTGGATCGATTCCTGGATGATGCAATCGAAGTAGATGTTGATGCAATTTGTGACGGTACTGACGTTTTAATTGGTTCTATTATGGAGCATATCGAGCAAGCAGGTGTTCACTCCGGTGACTCTGCTTGTTCGTTACCGCCTTACAGTTTATCTAAAGAAATTCAGGATAGATTGCGTGAACAAACAAAAGAAATTGCGCTTGAAATGCAGGTAATTGGATTAATGAATATCCAGTTTGCGATTCAGGGTGAAGAAATTTATATGTTAGAGGTTAATCCTCGTGCATCTCGTACTGTGCCTTTTGTTTCTAAAGCGATAGGTGTGCCTTTAGCTAAAGTAGCTGCACGCTGTATGGCGGGTGTTTCGCTGAAAGACCAGGGTGTTACTGAAGAAGTAGTTCCTGATTATTATTCAGTAAAAGAATCGGTATTCCCATTCGTTAAATTCCCGGGTGTTGATCCTTTGCTGGGTCCTGAGATGAAATCAACGGGTGAAGTAATGGGTGTTGGTCGTACTTTTGGCGAAGCCTTTGCGAAAGCTCAGTTAGGTGCAGGTGTAGATTTACCAACTTCAGGCAAAGTATTTGTGAGTGTGCGTGAGCGTGATCATAAAGCGGCTGTTGAGGTTGGGCGATTATTAAATGAGTTGAATTTTGAAGTGCTTTCAACTCGAGGAACCGCTGCGAAATTAAATGAAAATGGCGTTGACTGCACAGTGGTAAACAAAGTGTATGAAGGTCGTCCTCATATTGTGGATATGATTAAGAATGATGAGATTGCGCTGATTGTAAATACCACTGAAGGTAAACAGGCGATTTCTGATTCATTTACTATTCGTGCTGCCGCATTGCAGCATAAGGTGAGTTATACGACTACTATTGCAGGTGCAAAAGCTACCTGCATGGCTCTTAAGTCTCAATCGGAAAACCAGGTAAACCGATTGCAGGATCTTCATCAAGAGATAGCGTCTAGATAG
- a CDS encoding carbamoyl-phosphate synthase small subunit (catalyzes production of carbamoyl phosphate from bicarbonate and glutamine in pyrimidine and arginine biosynthesis pathways; forms an octamer composed of four CarAB dimers), producing the protein MSQKALLALADGSLFWGLSIGVSGESIGECVFNTAMSGYQEILTDPSYSRQIVTLTYPHIGNTGVNSGDEESAQVHAAGLVIRDLPLVASNWRSEMTLSEYLEKHNVVAISDIDTRRLTRILREKGAQNACIVAGDNIDEKAAIEKAQAFAGLKGMDLAKEVTTEKAFEWTQGSWGIETNTHKQVEAKDLSHHVVAYDFGIKRNILNMLVDRGCKVTVVPAKTSAADVLAMSPDGVFLSNGPGDPEPCDYAITAIKEVLETDIPMFGICLGHQLLALACGAQTEKMKFGHHGANHPVQDTETKTVMISSQNHGFAVNEETLPDNLKPTYRSLFDGSLQGIHRTDKPAFGFQGHPEASPGPNDVSPVFDHFIELIEKR; encoded by the coding sequence ATGAGTCAAAAAGCGCTGTTAGCGTTAGCAGATGGTAGCCTGTTCTGGGGTTTATCCATTGGTGTTTCCGGTGAGTCAATCGGTGAGTGTGTATTTAATACTGCCATGTCCGGTTATCAGGAAATTCTTACCGATCCATCTTATTCGAGACAAATAGTCACGCTTACCTATCCGCACATTGGTAATACGGGTGTTAACTCAGGCGATGAAGAATCTGCTCAGGTGCATGCCGCGGGTCTGGTTATTCGTGACTTGCCGTTAGTCGCTAGCAACTGGCGCAGTGAAATGACACTGTCAGAATATCTTGAAAAGCACAATGTAGTCGCGATTTCAGATATTGATACGCGTCGCTTAACTCGCATCTTACGAGAAAAAGGTGCACAAAATGCCTGCATCGTTGCGGGTGATAATATTGATGAAAAAGCAGCAATAGAAAAAGCACAGGCATTTGCCGGTTTAAAAGGCATGGATCTGGCAAAAGAAGTAACCACTGAAAAAGCATTTGAGTGGACTCAGGGTAGCTGGGGAATAGAGACAAATACTCATAAACAGGTTGAGGCTAAAGATTTATCTCATCACGTAGTTGCTTACGATTTTGGTATCAAACGTAATATTTTAAATATGCTGGTTGATCGTGGTTGCAAGGTAACGGTAGTACCGGCAAAAACATCTGCTGCTGATGTGTTAGCTATGTCTCCAGACGGGGTGTTCCTGTCAAATGGTCCAGGTGATCCTGAGCCATGTGATTATGCAATTACCGCCATCAAAGAAGTTTTAGAAACTGATATACCCATGTTTGGTATTTGCCTGGGTCACCAGTTACTGGCTTTAGCCTGTGGCGCACAAACGGAAAAAATGAAATTTGGACATCACGGTGCAAACCATCCCGTACAGGATACAGAAACTAAAACGGTTATGATCTCAAGCCAGAACCACGGTTTTGCTGTGAATGAAGAGACATTGCCGGATAATTTGAAACCGACTTATCGTTCACTGTTTGATGGGTCTTTGCAGGGAATTCACCGTACCGACAAACCAGCATTTGGTTTTCAGGGGCACCCTGAAGCAAGTCCGGGGCCCAATGACGTATCACCCGTATTTGATCACTTTATTGAACTGATTGAGAAAAGATAG
- a CDS encoding 23S rRNA (uridine(2552)-2'-O)-methyltransferase RlmE, which produces MARSKSSGNWLKEHFDDEFVKQSQKDGYRSRAVYKLKEIDEKDYLLKPGSVVIDLGAAPGSWCEYVVRKLKGRGRIIALDILPMDPMEGVEIITGDFLEEEIFDELLNTLGSDKPDLVICDMAPNMSGQQAVDIPRAMYMAELALDLSQQVLKPEGGLLVKLFQGEGFDEYVKQMRLHFNRVVMRKPKASRARSKEVYGLATGFKG; this is translated from the coding sequence GTGGCAAGAAGCAAATCAAGCGGTAACTGGCTGAAAGAGCATTTTGACGACGAATTCGTCAAGCAGTCTCAAAAAGACGGCTATCGTTCACGTGCCGTATATAAACTCAAAGAAATCGATGAAAAAGATTACCTGCTCAAACCGGGAAGCGTTGTTATAGATCTAGGCGCGGCCCCGGGTAGCTGGTGTGAGTATGTTGTGCGCAAACTTAAAGGCAGGGGGCGTATAATTGCTCTGGATATTCTTCCTATGGACCCAATGGAGGGTGTAGAGATCATTACTGGTGATTTCCTTGAAGAGGAGATATTTGATGAGCTGTTAAATACACTGGGATCTGATAAACCGGACCTTGTAATTTGTGATATGGCCCCCAATATGAGTGGGCAGCAGGCAGTAGATATTCCCCGAGCCATGTATATGGCTGAACTGGCGCTTGATTTATCTCAGCAGGTATTGAAACCTGAAGGGGGTTTACTGGTCAAACTCTTTCAGGGTGAAGGTTTTGATGAGTATGTCAAACAGATGCGGCTTCACTTTAATCGTGTTGTTATGCGTAAGCCTAAGGCGTCTCGGGCGCGAAGCAAGGAAGTATACGGCCTTGCTACGGGGTTTAAAGGTTAG
- a CDS encoding transcription elongation factor GreA: MDKVPMTVRGSKMLMDELKQLKTVDRPRIIEAIAVAREHGDLKENAEYHAAREQQSFCEGRIKEIDGKLGVAVVIDVTKQNANGKVIFGTTVDLCDEETGEDITYQIVGEDEADIKANMISVNSPIARALIGKQEGDVAEVKTPGGIRGLEVVEVHYI, from the coding sequence GTGGATAAAGTACCCATGACTGTCCGTGGCTCAAAAATGCTAATGGATGAATTAAAGCAGTTAAAGACGGTTGATCGTCCGAGAATTATAGAAGCAATCGCTGTGGCACGAGAGCACGGTGATTTAAAGGAAAATGCAGAATACCATGCAGCTCGTGAGCAGCAGAGTTTTTGTGAAGGGCGAATAAAAGAGATTGATGGAAAATTAGGTGTTGCTGTTGTTATTGATGTAACTAAGCAAAATGCCAATGGCAAAGTAATCTTTGGTACCACTGTTGATTTGTGTGATGAAGAAACAGGTGAAGATATTACCTATCAAATCGTCGGTGAAGATGAAGCGGATATAAAGGCAAATATGATTTCTGTGAATTCACCTATTGCCAGAGCATTAATTGGCAAGCAGGAAGGTGATGTTGCTGAAGTTAAGACGCCAGGTGGTATTCGTGGGCTGGAGGTTGTTGAAGTTCATTATATTTAA